From a region of the Azospirillaceae bacterium genome:
- a CDS encoding ATP-dependent DNA helicase, whose translation MAVHPPAIHEPGAPRSAAHRFADRPVAPRLVLPDAPALVLATRRAVLFHPDGELETLDLDTAAEVVARRGAIVCHARAVARRLGLERETLRAWDVLELFAFVHPARFCVPTPRGLADALGLVPPADLESAATVLVEAAERLLADLAAPAPEEKSDPVAIAWVMGRGLGAPHPESGIAPAIPAPAIPAPAIPGWPWAPMVLAALGAPDGPTARPRGALHVWERLPEWSEHAPEPPPGQVPVGPNESRRRLADLVGAHVPGKRAEPRPQQADYASAASAAFVPRNAPGTPNLVLAEAGTGVGKTLGYLAPATLWAEKNGGAVWVSTYTRNLQHQIDGELDRLYPDPVVKERHVVVRKGRENYLCLLNFEDAVRLAQTAPQYATALGLVARWAAATRDGDMQGGDFPGWLVDLLGRGRTLGLADRRGECIHSACPHYDRCFIERSVRRARRARIVIANHALVMVQAALGGGEDDGRLPTRYVFDEGHHLFDAADNAFSAHLTGLEAAELRRWLLGAEGRSGRARGLKRRVEDLVADDDEALALLEDVVLSARVLPGDGWQQRVATADPLLGPHGPCEEFLAGVRTQVLARAQGPDSPYSLETEAKPPLDEVLEAAAALDAAFARILEPLQALGRRLAARLDDAAAELDSETRRRIEAVCRGMRLRGEMVLAGWRGMLGSLTAETPGYVVDWFGIERQDGRDVDVGMYRHWVDPMQPFASTVGAQAHGMLVTSATLTDGTGEVEQDWRTAEVRTGAVHLPVRAMRVAVPSPFDYTSRTRVFVVNDVRKDDLDQVAAAYRELFLAAGGGGLGLFTAVSRLKAVHERIAARLDEVGIPLLAQHLDGLDVATLVDIFRAEENACLLGTDAVRDGVDVPGRSLRLIVFDRVPWPRPDILHRARREAFGRRRYDDMITRLRLRQAFGRLVRRSDDMGVFVLLDPMMPSRLGGAFPEGVAIERVGLAEAVRATRSFLDPTALEGGIPLPG comes from the coding sequence ATGGCTGTCCACCCACCCGCCATCCACGAGCCCGGCGCTCCCCGGTCCGCCGCCCACCGCTTCGCCGACCGTCCCGTCGCGCCGCGGCTGGTGCTGCCCGATGCGCCCGCGCTGGTCCTGGCGACCCGGCGTGCGGTCCTGTTCCATCCCGACGGCGAGCTCGAAACGCTGGATCTGGACACGGCCGCCGAGGTGGTCGCCCGGCGGGGGGCCATCGTCTGCCACGCCCGTGCCGTGGCGCGCCGCTTAGGGCTGGAGCGCGAAACCCTGCGCGCCTGGGATGTGCTGGAGCTGTTCGCCTTCGTCCATCCCGCCCGATTCTGCGTTCCAACCCCCCGGGGCCTCGCCGACGCGCTGGGCCTCGTTCCCCCGGCGGACCTGGAGTCGGCCGCCACGGTCCTGGTCGAGGCGGCCGAGCGGCTTCTGGCCGATCTTGCGGCCCCGGCACCGGAGGAGAAATCCGATCCCGTCGCCATCGCCTGGGTGATGGGCCGTGGCCTGGGTGCGCCGCATCCGGAGTCCGGGATCGCCCCGGCCATCCCCGCCCCGGCCATCCCCGCCCCGGCCATCCCCGGTTGGCCGTGGGCACCGATGGTGCTGGCGGCCCTCGGCGCCCCGGACGGCCCCACGGCCCGGCCGCGCGGTGCTCTGCACGTGTGGGAGCGGCTGCCGGAGTGGTCGGAGCACGCGCCCGAACCACCGCCCGGCCAAGTCCCGGTCGGGCCCAACGAGTCCCGCCGGCGGCTTGCCGACCTCGTCGGTGCCCACGTCCCCGGCAAGCGGGCGGAGCCCCGGCCCCAGCAGGCGGACTACGCCAGCGCCGCAAGCGCCGCCTTCGTCCCGCGCAACGCCCCCGGGACCCCGAACCTGGTCCTGGCCGAGGCCGGGACGGGCGTGGGCAAAACCTTGGGCTATTTGGCCCCGGCCACCCTGTGGGCCGAGAAGAACGGCGGCGCCGTCTGGGTCTCCACGTACACGCGCAACCTCCAGCACCAGATCGATGGCGAACTCGACCGGCTGTATCCGGATCCCGTCGTCAAGGAACGGCACGTGGTGGTGCGCAAGGGGCGCGAGAACTACCTGTGCCTGCTGAATTTCGAGGATGCGGTGCGGCTGGCGCAGACCGCACCCCAGTACGCCACCGCGCTGGGCCTGGTCGCGCGCTGGGCGGCGGCCACCCGCGACGGCGACATGCAGGGCGGGGACTTCCCGGGCTGGCTGGTGGACCTGTTGGGCCGCGGTCGGACACTGGGCCTGGCGGACCGCCGGGGCGAGTGCATCCACAGTGCCTGCCCGCATTACGACCGCTGCTTCATCGAACGCAGCGTCCGCCGGGCCCGGCGCGCCCGCATCGTCATCGCGAACCACGCCCTTGTGATGGTGCAGGCGGCGCTGGGCGGGGGCGAGGACGACGGGCGGCTGCCGACCCGCTATGTGTTCGACGAGGGACACCACCTCTTCGATGCGGCCGACAACGCCTTTTCCGCCCATCTCACCGGACTGGAGGCGGCGGAGCTCCGCCGCTGGCTTCTGGGCGCCGAGGGGCGGTCCGGCCGCGCGCGGGGGCTGAAGCGCCGGGTCGAGGATCTGGTGGCCGACGACGACGAGGCGCTCGCCCTGCTGGAGGACGTCGTGCTGTCGGCGCGCGTGCTGCCGGGCGACGGCTGGCAGCAGCGGGTGGCCACGGCGGATCCGCTGCTGGGCCCCCACGGCCCGTGCGAGGAGTTCCTGGCCGGGGTGCGGACGCAGGTGCTGGCCCGCGCGCAGGGGCCCGACAGCCCGTACAGCCTGGAAACCGAGGCCAAGCCGCCGCTGGACGAGGTGCTGGAGGCCGCCGCCGCCCTCGACGCGGCGTTCGCCCGCATCCTGGAGCCGTTGCAGGCCCTGGGCCGCCGTCTGGCGGCCCGCCTGGACGATGCGGCGGCCGAACTGGACAGCGAAACCCGGCGCCGGATCGAGGCGGTGTGCCGCGGGATGCGGCTGCGTGGCGAGATGGTGCTGGCCGGCTGGCGGGGCATGCTGGGGTCGTTGACGGCGGAGACCCCCGGCTATGTGGTGGATTGGTTCGGGATCGAGCGGCAGGACGGCCGCGACGTGGACGTCGGCATGTACCGGCACTGGGTCGATCCGATGCAGCCCTTCGCCTCGACCGTGGGGGCGCAGGCGCACGGCATGCTGGTGACGTCGGCCACGCTGACCGACGGGACCGGCGAAGTGGAGCAGGATTGGCGCACGGCCGAGGTCCGCACCGGCGCCGTGCACCTGCCGGTGCGGGCCATGCGGGTGGCGGTTCCGTCGCCCTTCGACTACACGTCGCGCACCCGCGTCTTCGTGGTGAACGACGTGCGCAAGGACGACCTGGACCAGGTGGCCGCCGCCTACCGCGAGCTGTTCCTGGCCGCCGGAGGGGGGGGCCTCGGCCTGTTCACCGCGGTCAGCCGCCTGAAGGCCGTGCACGAACGGATCGCGGCCCGCCTGGACGAGGTGGGCATCCCGTTGCTGGCCCAGCACCTGGACGGGCTGGACGTGGCGACGCTGGTGGACATCTTCCGGGCCGAGGAGAACGCCTGCCTTCTGGGCACGGACGCGGTGCGCGACGGGGTGGACGTGCCCGGCCGCTCGCTGCGGCTGATCGTGTTCGACCGCGTGCCCTGGCCGCGGCCCGACATCCTGCACCGTGCCCGGCGCGAGGCGTTCGGGCGGAGGCGCTACGACGACATGATCACCCGCCTGCGGCTGCGGCAGGCCTTCGGCCGCTTGGTCCGGCGGTCCGACGACATGGGCGTTTTCGTCCTGCTGGACCCGATGATGCCGAGCCGTCTGGGCGGCGCCTTCCCCGAAGGCGTGGCGATCGAGCGGGTGGGGTTGGCCGAGGCGGTGCGGGCCACGCGCAGCTTCCTCGATCCCACCGCCCTTGAAGGGGGGATTCCGCTCCCCGGCTGA
- a CDS encoding HNH endonuclease family protein has translation MNGAARLSTLAVLALVLVGSALDRAGWLPTEASLLIQRVYSELFGPPLPPVAGAERVDFAAVDAALARIKVARERDADYNRSDWPHWQDVEGCLNVREAVLIRDSAELTRRSRDRCRIVSGRWPDPYTGDVFTSPEDLDVDHMVPLEEAHQSGGYAWDRDRRTAYANDLSDWRTLRAVSAEQNRSKGAKGPEEWLPPNPAHRCPYVADWVLIKARWGLTMDESERVAVGNILEACRQTLPGQAPERRPLS, from the coding sequence TTGAACGGCGCCGCGCGCCTGTCGACGCTGGCCGTCCTGGCCCTCGTCCTGGTCGGCAGCGCGCTGGATCGGGCCGGGTGGCTCCCGACCGAGGCGAGCCTGCTGATCCAGCGGGTGTACAGCGAGCTGTTCGGCCCGCCCCTCCCGCCCGTCGCCGGTGCCGAGCGGGTCGACTTCGCCGCCGTGGATGCGGCGCTGGCCCGCATCAAGGTCGCGCGCGAGCGGGATGCCGATTACAACCGCAGCGACTGGCCCCACTGGCAGGACGTGGAGGGCTGCCTGAACGTCCGCGAGGCGGTGTTGATCCGCGACTCCGCCGAACTGACCCGGCGGTCGCGGGACCGCTGCCGCATCGTCTCCGGCCGGTGGCCCGACCCGTACACCGGCGACGTCTTCACCAGCCCCGAGGACCTCGACGTGGACCACATGGTCCCGTTGGAGGAGGCGCACCAGAGCGGCGGGTACGCGTGGGACCGCGACCGCCGCACCGCCTATGCCAACGACCTGTCCGACTGGCGCACGCTGCGGGCCGTCTCGGCGGAGCAGAACCGTTCGAAGGGGGCCAAAGGGCCGGAGGAGTGGCTGCCCCCCAATCCCGCCCACCGCTGCCCCTATGTGGCGGACTGGGTGCTGATCAAGGCGCGCTGGGGGTTGACCATGGACGAAAGCGAACGGGTTGCCGTGGGCAACATTCTGGAGGCGTGCCGGCAGACGCTGCCCGGCCAAGCCCCGGAGCGCCGCCCGCTTTCCTGA
- a CDS encoding AEC family transporter produces the protein MSIVLNVVLPVFGIILAGVVMGRTRLLGDGASDALNRFVYWAALPPVVFLGTARTPIVEFLNWPFLGTFVGGMLAVYAMAAVSAAVLHRSRPDVASLQALNACFSNTGYMGIPLFLAAFGPDRIAPAILATVMMSTLMVGLAVVVLELVGSTGKGAIRALAGVAAALARNPLVVLPVLGLALSAAEIPLPTALVTFCQLLGSAAGPCALFAIGLFLAGRPLSGQVGEVGWITVLKLVVQPVLTWVLGRHVFGLAADWLAAAVVLAALPTGSLTFVVAQQYRIYVERTSTVILVTTILSVVTLSVVLALFPP, from the coding sequence ATGTCGATCGTCCTCAACGTCGTCCTCCCGGTCTTCGGGATCATCCTGGCCGGGGTCGTGATGGGCCGCACCCGCCTGCTGGGCGACGGGGCATCGGACGCGCTCAACCGCTTCGTCTACTGGGCCGCCCTTCCACCCGTCGTGTTCCTGGGGACCGCGCGCACCCCCATCGTCGAATTCCTGAACTGGCCGTTCCTGGGCACCTTCGTGGGCGGCATGCTGGCCGTCTACGCCATGGCCGCCGTGTCCGCGGCGGTGCTGCACCGCAGCCGCCCGGACGTGGCGAGCCTACAGGCGCTGAACGCCTGCTTCTCGAACACCGGCTACATGGGGATTCCCCTGTTCCTGGCGGCCTTCGGCCCCGACCGCATCGCCCCCGCCATCCTGGCGACGGTCATGATGAGCACCCTCATGGTCGGACTGGCGGTCGTCGTGCTCGAACTGGTGGGCAGCACCGGCAAGGGTGCGATTCGGGCCCTGGCCGGTGTGGCGGCCGCGCTGGCCCGCAATCCGCTGGTGGTCCTGCCCGTCCTGGGCCTGGCCCTGTCCGCCGCCGAAATTCCGCTTCCCACCGCGCTGGTCACCTTCTGCCAGCTTTTGGGCAGCGCCGCCGGGCCATGCGCCCTGTTCGCGATCGGCTTGTTCCTGGCTGGCCGCCCGCTTTCGGGACAGGTGGGCGAAGTCGGCTGGATCACGGTCCTGAAGCTGGTGGTGCAACCGGTCCTCACCTGGGTGCTGGGCCGGCACGTGTTCGGTTTGGCCGCCGATTGGCTGGCCGCCGCGGTGGTGCTGGCCGCCCTGCCGACCGGCAGCCTGACGTTCGTGGTCGCGCAGCAGTACCGGATCTATGTCGAGCGGACCTCGACCGTGATCCTGGTCACGACCATCCTGTCGGTCGTCACCTTGTCCGTCGTCCTGGCCCTGTTCCCGCCATGA
- a CDS encoding glutathione S-transferase N-terminal domain-containing protein, translating into MYTLYYMPGATSMLPHMVLRELAVPFELRRVDLAKGEHWDPEYLKLNPHGRVPALVDGDGGVLYESGAIVLHLCDAHPESGLAPPPGSAKRAHMYKWMFYLATAPQVDFVYMVRPERVTKDPDGGPMVKAALAERMEGVFDRVAAELGDGPYLLGDTFSPADLQLFMLTRWGRNLPRPPRSRPQIARHAERIAARPAVQAVIAAEGLQPPIF; encoded by the coding sequence ATGTACACGCTTTACTACATGCCCGGCGCAACCAGCATGCTGCCGCACATGGTGCTGCGCGAACTCGCCGTGCCGTTCGAGCTGCGCCGCGTGGACCTGGCGAAGGGCGAGCACTGGGATCCCGAATACCTGAAGTTGAACCCGCATGGCCGGGTGCCGGCACTGGTGGACGGTGACGGCGGCGTTCTGTACGAAAGCGGCGCCATCGTCCTGCATTTGTGCGATGCGCATCCGGAGTCGGGTTTGGCACCGCCGCCGGGGTCGGCCAAGCGCGCGCATATGTACAAGTGGATGTTCTATCTGGCGACCGCGCCCCAGGTGGACTTCGTGTACATGGTCCGGCCGGAGCGCGTGACCAAGGATCCGGACGGCGGGCCGATGGTGAAGGCGGCCCTGGCGGAGCGCATGGAGGGCGTGTTCGACCGCGTCGCGGCCGAATTGGGTGACGGCCCCTATCTGCTGGGCGACACGTTCTCCCCCGCCGACCTGCAACTGTTCATGCTCACCCGCTGGGGGCGCAACCTGCCGCGGCCGCCCCGGTCGCGTCCCCAGATCGCCAGGCATGCCGAGCGGATCGCCGCGCGTCCGGCGGTGCAGGCGGTGATCGCCGCCGAAGGCCTGCAACCTCCCATTTTCTAG
- a CDS encoding tellurite resistance TerB family protein, whose product MIVDAHRALIWTMVLVSAADGNMTDAEMRTIGENARQLQVFRGFDVDQLPAIARECREILADADGLKTVISRIRSALPERLSETAYALACDIVLADPRATREELRFLELIRDGLGIDRLIAAAIERGSQARHAPL is encoded by the coding sequence ATGATCGTCGATGCCCACCGCGCCCTGATCTGGACCATGGTTCTCGTGTCGGCTGCCGACGGGAACATGACGGACGCGGAAATGCGGACGATCGGCGAGAACGCCCGCCAGCTTCAGGTCTTCCGGGGCTTCGATGTGGACCAGCTTCCGGCAATCGCCCGGGAATGCCGCGAAATCCTCGCCGATGCCGATGGCCTGAAGACGGTGATCAGCCGGATCCGCAGCGCGCTTCCCGAAAGGCTCAGCGAGACGGCGTACGCGCTGGCGTGCGACATCGTGCTTGCCGATCCCAGGGCAACGCGCGAGGAGTTGCGGTTCCTGGAACTGATCCGGGACGGACTGGGCATCGACCGGCTGATCGCCGCCGCCATCGAACGCGGTTCGCAGGCACGGCACGCGCCGCTGTAG